The Kluyveromyces lactis strain NRRL Y-1140 chromosome D complete sequence genome has a window encoding:
- the SMC2 gene encoding condensin subunit SMC2 (similar to uniprot|P38989 Saccharomyces cerevisiae YFR031C SMC2 Component of the condensin complex essential SMC chromosomal ATPase family member that forms a complex with Smc4p to form the active ATPase Smc2p/Smc4p complex binds DNA possibly in the cleft formed by the coiled-coil of the folded dimer), producing the protein MKVEELIIDGFKSYATRTVITDWDPQFNAITGLNGSGKSNILDAICFVLGISSMATVRAQNLQDLIYKRGQAGVTKASVTIVFNNSDTSNSPIGFESHAKISITRQIILGGVSKYLINGHRAQQQTVLQLFQSVQLNINNPNFLIMQGKITKVLNMKPQEILSLIEEAAGTRMFEDRREKAERTMAKKETKLQEIRTLLTEEIEPKLERFRNEKRTYLEFQETQSDLENVMRVVNAFEFSQLSNKKKHIEESLHSGQSRLEELEDTISRLKNEVENLGSDLDALKEQRHKEVQLGGRMSELETKESEISNELSRVQTSLNIALEDSGEEKVRISNLKKNIERWKQQHQEKKTLYDSKYKEYNIQNKKLEELKAIHKEKQELLSTLTTGISSTGTTANGYNFQLSTIKEKLQNTRIEIREKEMEVEMLKEELNSNTPKISAAKAEKEKYDKEIQNMQHHCNNLEKQLEQYGYDPILLKNLKDNERSLKHTHYQLSQETESLHRKVSNLDFNYVPPSKNFDVSSVKGVVGQLFTLDEANIDSSAALQVCAGGRLFNVVVDNERTASQLLEHGRLRKRVTIIPLNKISSRRINESILHLAKELAPGKVELAINLIGFEEEVTRAMEFIFGTSFICRDAETAKQITFNPRIRSRSITLQGDVYDPEGTLSGGSRNSSNSLLLDIQKYNHASSRLKQVENDLQEVGSQIKDQQMKAENSKNVLSELNLATHKLKLAEKNAHASNAMQLFNRNEEILTQLKNCEMHICQLTSLTKEYETEIINIQRDMEEFNKDKGSKLRQLEANLSEVSAEVEKLDTDTAKLFDEYQNLSFDTEQLHTDISNAQNEVSIAEKRLAELETTCNEYEGVVRTKKSELHEVHSILQEEMSRLSGMEDEISELELLLKNKNHLLSTSEVDLQKITNDLHKYKNNTFGIDQAIENLINENDWLEDTSMVNSILTQNKNINLDQYKKRGSDLAESFQSLRRKVNPEVMSMIESVEKKETALKTMIKTIEKDKQKIQETIEKLNEYKRETLIKTWEKVSVDFGNIFGDLLPNSFAKLEPSEGKDVTEGLEVKVKLGKIWKESLVELSGGQRSLIALSLILALLQFKPAPMYILDEVDAALDLSHTQNIGHLIKTRFKGSQFIVVSLKEGMFTNANRVFRTRFQDGTSVVSVM; encoded by the coding sequence ATGAAAGTGGAAGAACTTATCATCGATGGGTTCAAGTCATACGCCACAAGAACTGTCATTACAGATTGGGATCCTCAATTCAACGCCATCACTGGTTTAAACGGGTCAGGTAAATCGAATATTTTAGATGCGATATGTTTTGTGTTGGGTATTTCATCAATGGCAACCGTTCGTGCTCAAAATTTACAGGATTTGATCTACAAGAGAGGTCAGGCTGGGGTAACGAAGGCCAGTGTTACCATCGTATTTAATAATAGCGATACCAGTAATTCACCAATTGGATTTGAATCGCATGCGAAAATCTCAATCACTAGACAAATCATACTCGGCGGAGTCAGTAAATATCTGATCAATGGTCATAGGGCCCAGCAACAAACCGTGCTTCAGTTGTTTCAATCGGtgcaattgaatattaATAACCCGAACTTTTTGATCATGCAAGGTAAAATTACCAAGGTTTTGAACATGAAGCCGCAGGAGATTCTTTCGTTAATAGAAGAAGCCGCTGGAACAAGGATGTTCGAAGATCGACGGGAAAAGGCAGAAAGAACTATGGCTAAGAAGGAGACCAAATTACAAGAAATTAGAACTCTTTTgactgaagaaattgaaccAAAACTCGAGAGATTCAGGAATGAAAAGAGAACGTATTTAGAATTTCAAGAGACTCAATCTGATTTAGAAAATGTGATGAGAGTGGTAAATGCATTTGAATTCAGTCAACTCtcaaataaaaagaaacataTAGAAGAAAGTTTACATTCTGGTCAAAGTAGACTCGAAGAGTTGGAGGATACAATTTCTAGGTTAAAGAACGAAGTCGAGAACTTGGGAAGTGATTTAGACGCTCTAAAAGAACAGCGGCATAAGGAGGTTCAGTTAGGTGGTAGAATGTCGGAATTGGAAACTAAAGAATCtgaaatttcaaatgaGCTTTCAAGGGTGCAAACAAGTTTGAATATCGCATTAGAAGATTCGGGCGAGGAAAAGGTAAGGATCAGtaacttgaagaaaaatattgAGAGGTGGAAACAACAGCATcaggaaaagaaaactctATATGACTCGAAATATAAAGAGTACAATATTCAAAACAAGAAACTTGAGGAACTGAAAGCCATTCATAAAGAAAAGCAAGAACTACTCTCAACTCTAACGACTGGTATCTCGTCTACCGGTACCACTGCAAATGGATATAATTTTCAACTATCCACCATCAAAGAGAAGTTACAAAACActagaattgaaataagGGAGAAGGAAATGGAAGTGGAAATGCTTAAAGAAGAGCtcaattcaaatactcCCAAAATTTCTGCTGCCAAggctgaaaaggaaaaatacgataaagaaatacaaaacATGCAACATCATTGTAATAATCTCGAAAAACAACTTGAACAGTATGGTTATGATCCAATactattgaaaaatctaaAGGATAATGAGCGTTCCTTAAAACATACACACTATCAATTGAGCCAGGAAACAGAATCCTTGCATAGGAAGGTCTCAAACTTGGACTTCAACTATGTTCCaccttcaaagaattttgaTGTCTCGTCTGTTAAGGGAGTTGTCGGACAATTGTTTACCCTTGACGAAGCAAACATTGATAGCTCTGCAGCTTTGCAGGTTTGTGCAGGTGGAAGACTTTTCAATGTTGTGGTAGATAACGAAAGAACTGCTTCACAACTTTTGGAACATGGTAGGTTACGCAAACGTGTAACAATCATTCCTCTTAACAAAATTTCGTCACGAAGAATCAACGAGTCCATCTTGCATTTAGCAAAAGAATTAGCTCCTGGAAAAGTGGAATTAGCTATAAACTTGATTGGATTTGAGGAAGAAGTCACGAGAGCCATGGAATTCATTTTTGGAACAAGTTTCATTTGCAGAGACGCTGAGACTGCCAAACAAATTACATTTAATCCAAGAATCAGATCTAGAAGCATAACATTACAAGGTGATGTCTATGATCCTGAAGGAACACTTTCAGGAGGAAGTAggaattcttcaaattcactACTACTTGATATTCAGAAATATAATCATGCATCATCGAGGCTCAAACAAGTTGAGAACGATTTGCAGGAAGTCGGCTCACAAATCAAAGACCAGCAAATGAAAGCTGAAAACTCAAAAAATGTGTTATCCGAATTGAATTTAGCCACACATAAGCTTAAGTTAGCTGAGAAGAATGCACATGCTAGCAACGCAATGCAGCTATTTAACCgtaatgaagaaattctaactcaattgaaaaactgTGAAATGCACATATGTCAGTTGACATCATTGACCAAAGAATACGAAACTGAGATAATAAACATTCAAAGAGATATGGAAGAATTCAATAAAGACAAGGGTTCAAAGCTCAGGCAGTTAGAAGCTAATCTCTCTGAAGTCTCTGCAGAAGTGGAAAAATTAGACACTGATACGGCTAAGCTGTTTGATGAATATCAGAACTTGAGTTTTGACACAGAACAGCTACACACAGATATTTCTAACGCCCAAAATGAAGTATCAATTGCAGAGAAAAGGCTTGCAGAACTGGAAACAACGTGTAATGAGTACGAGGGCGTTGTGAGGACCAAAAAGTCTGAACTTCACGAAGTACACAGTATTTTACAAGAGGAAATGTCCAGACTTTCAGGAATGGAAGATGAGATATCAGAACTAGAGTTATTGCTTAAAAATAAGAACCATCTACTTTCAACTTCGGAAGTGGATTTACAGAAGATTACAAACGACTTGCATAAATACAAGAATAACACTTTTGGCATCGATCAAGCCATTGAAAATTTAATCAACGAAAATGATTGGTTGGAAGATACTTCCATGGTCAATAGCATCTTGACACAGAATAAGAACATTAATCTAGATCAGTACAAGAAACGTGGTTCCGATTTAGCCGAAAGCTTTCAGAGCTTAAGAAGGAAGGTGAACCCAGAGGTAATGAGTATGATTGAGAGTGtagagaaaaaggaaacggcattgaaaacaatgattaaaaccattgaaaaagataagCAGAAAATTCAGGAAACTATCGAAAAGCTTAACGAATACAAACGAGAAACTTTAATAAAAACATGGGAGAAAGTCAGTGTAGATTTCGGAAATATTTTTGGCGATCTTCTCCCGAATTCATTCGCCAAATTGGAACCTTCAGAAGGTAAAGATGTAACCGAGGGATTAGAAGTTAAAGTTAAATTAGGTaaaatttggaaagagaGTCTGGTAGAACTCTCTGGTGGACAGCGTTCCCTAATTGCGTTATCATTGATCCTTGCATTGTTGCAGTTCAAACCTGCACCAATGTATATATTGGATGAAGTGGATGCCGCATTAGATTTAAGTCATACTCAGAACATTGGTCATCTTATTAAAACCAGGTTTAAAGGCTCCCAATTTATCGTTGTATCGTTGAAAGAAGGTATGTTCACTAACGCTAACCGGGTGTTTAGAACTAGGTTCCAAGATGGTACATCAGTAGTTAGTGTTATGTAA